AGCCCTGGCGTTTGTCTGAGGCCAAGTGCCCTCCCCTCCCGGGATCATGTCATCTTTGACTTAACCTTCACCCCCTCTGGCTTTGACTagtttccattcatctgtcaagaCAAACGCTGCTGCTGAGAGCAGCCTTCTGGATTCTTCTTTGTGGGCAAGTATTTTGCTGATAAGGCCCAGAGTGGGGTCGGGAAGGACTTGTGTTTACATGTAGAAGTCGCCCGTCTGGCCTCTGGAGGCACCACTACCAGCGGGCTACAGGAACTTCTGTTCACAGCCAGCTTTCCACCTGGATAACCAGGAAACTAACTTTTGCACATCTAATGGCAAACACgcacttcatttaattttattctcatttcctGATTACTAGCGAGATCGACTGTAGTTCACGTGTTTGCTCGGACACCGCCTGTCCCTGTCTTTGCCCCATTTTTGTTGGCTCCTTTGATCTTTCTTACGGGTATGCAGTGCCTTTTGTACCTGAGATCTTCACCGTTTTGTGCGGGCTGTCTGTGCATGGGTTTCCCCGCCTGTCTTGCTCTGTAGAATGTGAGTCTCCCCTTGGCCTGAGGAACTGGCTGAGGCCCCAAGCAGAAGGTCGCGAGATGGACAGAATGTGTCAGAACATGTGCTCAGACCTCAGACCAAATTGAGACTGATCACTCCAGCAGAGAATGACTCAAAGCTCAGAGGCAACCCTGTGACAGGGGACATCAGGGCCCTGCATGTCACTGGCTCCAGGTCAGTCTGCAGAGTCCCTGACAGCAGTTCCACTGCCTCAGTTCACACCCACTGCacacacgtgtgtacacacacacaccacccatgCATACACAGACACACGTGCACAAACTCTTTTCAAGTCTCAGACCACGGATGACAACATGTTTAACTGATACCCAAAATACctttatgtatgtataaacaaGTTAAACTTCCCGTGACTTAAAGATTTCTAAGGGCCTTGGGACAATTGTTGGGAATAGCGTTCGAATCCCGGGGAAGCAGCGGTGTGGCTGAACGCAGAGACAGGACTGAAAGCACCACGAGGAAGGTCTCTGTGCGGAGCCTGCTCTGACGCGGCGGGATCAGGCCAGGTTTCTCTCCATCCTGTTATGCCCTCTACCCCAGCAAACACAGCTCCTACAGGAGGCAAAAGGCGCGCCCCCCCAGGTGGGGCTCTGGCCTGACTGGCCCTGGGGCTGCAAGAGGTGAGGTGCCAGCGGCAGGCCAGCAGATCTGAGTCCACAGGAGGTTTACACTTTTCCTTTCCATGAGGCGACACCACCTCCTAAGGCAGGGGCACGACTCTGCACGGGGCTTGGCAGTCCGGGGGCCTACATCCGTCTCTGCTTGTGCTTCGGGTTGGTCTTGCAGTAGACGAACCAGCGCCCGCGCCTCTTCACCAGGTAGCAGTCCCTGCAGCGCTTCTTGAGGACGCCCTTGGTCTTGAAGCCCAGAGCGGGCTGCAGGCCCAGCACGAGGCGGGCGGACAGGAGCGGGGCCGCAGGTGCGGCGCGCAGGGGCCCCAGCGAGAGCGAGGAGAGGGGGCGACCGCACAGACGGAGCAGGGGGCCCGCGGAGGAAACCACTTTCCTTAGGAGAGCAGCTGCCATGCTGTGGCTGgacctgggggagaggggaaggcttGTACGGCTTCCAGCGCCTCCTGCGTCCCGTTCAGACGTCCTTTCCCCGCGTCCCTGCGCTCGGGATCACGGGCTCCGGCGCCGCGCTCGGGGTCCagcgcgccccgcgccccggccCTGCCCCCGTCCACGGGACCCCTGGGCGGCCAGTCCGcggggtagggggcagggggcagggggcacgcggtccgggccggggccgggcctGCAGAGTCAGCACCAGTGAGGCCGCTGCCCACTGCGGCGACCTCGGCCCAGAGCCCACCCGGGAAACCGAAGCCAGGGATCCCCGGGACGCCCCCTCCCGGAGCCCCGAaccccagcctgccctgcccccagccctggggacccCAGGGACAGCCCCACCTGGAAAGAACGCACCCGCGCCCGCCGGCAGAGCGCCTCGCCAGCCCCTGCGCCTGCGCCCTCGCCCGGGCCTGCGCAGTGGGGCGGCGACGCTGCCGCCCGGACTGTTGCCAGGAAGCAAGATGGCGGCAGGGTCACGTGGCGGTCCCCGCCGGGCTGGGCGCAGAGGCGGAGCCGCGGGATGCTCGGGCCCGAAGGCTCTGAGTTTCTCCTCCGCAGACTGCATTCCCTTCCCAGGCCCCCAAGCCCTCCGCCCCAGACGCCCCCAGCCCTGTGGACCACCGGGAATTTTAGGTTTGGGGGTGTTCCTgggagggggggaggggtgcAAAAATGAGAATTAAAGTAGGTatctagaatgaaaaagaagtcaCAACCAAGTAGAcgttttaaaaactgataaatagCAACGTCAGAACAAAGTCTAGAAAAACCACATGCTTGTATTAAGTGGACATCCTGGGAGAAATGTGGCGACGCTCAGGAAAACACGTGGAAATAGGCCCTGATCCGAACCGGttgcaattaaattttttttcctccaacattTTATGAAAACTGTCCAACATAGAGAAAAGTTGAAGGACATTTATGGCGAACACCCAGGTACTCACTGCCCAGATTCCATGATGATACTGCCGCACGTGCCTTTCCGCGATGGGTCCGCGTGGACACATCTACTCTCCATGCACACGAAGGTGAGCTGCAGACGGAGTTCACCTGCGCGGCTCCATGGCACTGCAAGGCGCACTGCTGACTTGGCAGAGCGCTGTGGCACCTGCCCAGGTGGTGAGCTCGGGCCTGCCTCTGAGCACCGATCTGGGGATACCTTTCCGTTCCGGGAGGTATTCTGTGCACTGTAGCCTCTCATCGCCTCGTCGGCTTCTCCACCTCCCCAGAGTCCAAGCTGTGGATGCCCTCAGCTTCTGAGGGGTGGGGTGCGTGACCCTACCCCAGCTCTAGGACTGTCCCCTGCGCCCATCATCCTCGCCCTTGGTGGGCCTGGCCGTGTAAGCTGACCCTCCCGACGAGTCTGTGCACAGGCGGTTTGGAGGAGGCCATGAGAAGCAGGAGAGAAGCAAGGCCGGAACCCTGAGCCGAGGTCCTGCCTGTTCGTGCTCCAGAGCAGCAGGCCTTTCGGGGCTGACC
This window of the Camelus dromedarius isolate mCamDro1 chromosome 3, mCamDro1.pat, whole genome shotgun sequence genome carries:
- the MRPL36 gene encoding large ribosomal subunit protein bL36m, coding for MRGYSAQNTSRNGKVSPDRCSEAGPSSPPGQVPQRSAKSAVRLAVPWSRAGELRLQLTFVCMESRCVHADPSRKGTCGSIIMESGQSSHSMAAALLRKVVSSAGPLLRLCGRPLSSLSLGPLRAAPAAPLLSARLVLGLQPALGFKTKGVLKKRCRDCYLVKRRGRWFVYCKTNPKHKQRRM